The Streptomyces cathayae DNA segment GCGGCCACATCGGCTGCTGCGACGACTCCGCCGGCAAGCACGCCACCGCCCACCACCGGGCCACCGGGCACCCGGTGATCCGCAGCTACGAGCCGGGCGAGGGCTGGTTCTGGAACTACGACACGAACGAGCTGTACGAGACCGGCCCCGAACTCGCACCGCCGGTGAGCCACCCACCGGACCAGCCGGCGCCCGGCCCGGTGGGCCGCGTCCCCGCGAACTGGGCGGATGTGCTGCGCTGAGCCGTCCCGAGTCGCCCACCGTCGCGCATGCGCAATGCATTGGCATGCACACGCCACTCGCCCGCACGGGGGCGCCCCACCGGCCGGCGGTTATTCGGTGGATCTGCTCTTCCCGCGCTCCTACAGTGACCGGACCCGACATCGTCAAGAAAAGCGGATCATGCGTGTGCACTACCCCCGTACGCCT contains these protein-coding regions:
- a CDS encoding UBP-type zinc finger domain-containing protein, with product MTSDTGIDPRVPPSGTGCVECDAAGGWWFHLRRCAQCGHIGCCDDSAGKHATAHHRATGHPVIRSYEPGEGWFWNYDTNELYETGPELAPPVSHPPDQPAPGPVGRVPANWADVLR